A region from the Chthoniobacterales bacterium genome encodes:
- a CDS encoding MotA/TolQ/ExbB proton channel family protein — protein sequence MPMIANVVIDQFHKGGPIMWPMLVVMITAVAVILDRIIWWTAHAAHREPAKLEEVYGALEEGNISAASAAAKDARDPVVKVLWHALNHHHASLEGALTVASGAELQKAGRFLVAMDTLITIAPLLGLMGTVLGIMHSFNAVGESGLEVSKVSGGIGEALIATACGLGVAVFVVLFYNYFGALVTKLQFEIETAANNLEIMLKTSKKPRAKGQPE from the coding sequence ATGCCTATGATAGCCAACGTCGTCATCGATCAATTTCACAAGGGCGGCCCGATTATGTGGCCCATGTTAGTCGTCATGATCACGGCTGTGGCGGTGATTCTCGACCGCATCATTTGGTGGACGGCACACGCGGCCCATCGCGAACCGGCTAAACTCGAGGAAGTCTATGGCGCACTCGAAGAGGGAAACATCAGCGCCGCCTCCGCCGCTGCGAAAGACGCCCGCGATCCGGTGGTCAAAGTCCTCTGGCATGCATTGAATCATCACCACGCCTCGCTGGAGGGCGCACTCACCGTCGCGTCAGGTGCCGAATTGCAAAAAGCCGGCCGATTCCTCGTGGCGATGGACACCTTGATCACCATCGCGCCGCTCCTCGGATTGATGGGCACCGTCCTGGGAATCATGCATTCCTTCAACGCCGTCGGGGAATCCGGGCTCGAAGTATCCAAGGTTTCGGGTGGCATCGGCGAGGCGCTCATCGCGACGGCTTGCGGCCTGGGCGTGGCGGTTTTCGTGGTGCTTTTTTACAACTATTTCGGCGCGCTGGTGACGAAGCTTCAGTTTGAAATTGAGACTGCCGCCAACAACCTCGAGATCATGCTCAAGA
- a CDS encoding tyrosine recombinase XerC — protein MKPKSLLKVRDQRLEKAFFQYLEVERNSSPRTLIAYRQALETLRAQPKFSGWDTADANLFRNFLLTQMKAEVARSYIRLQFSAYRSFYRFLMERHGFATSPVKEVQLPKMGRRLPVVLTIAQIDELFSLPLSLQLTKQAPTWMPQRDCAILELFYSSGLRLSELAGLDVADLDPYSEAVRVMGKGAKERICPVGSRALTCISQYQSVANVRSGPLFINKQRKRINVRSIWLMLRKYLAASSIPLKVSPHKLRHSFATHLLDAGADLRSVQSLLGHASLSTTQIYTHVTTERIKKVYDSAHPRA, from the coding sequence ATGAAACCCAAATCGCTCCTGAAAGTCCGCGATCAGCGTCTGGAAAAAGCGTTTTTCCAATACCTCGAAGTCGAACGCAACTCGTCGCCGAGAACGCTTATCGCCTACCGCCAGGCTTTGGAAACATTGCGCGCGCAGCCGAAATTCAGTGGCTGGGACACGGCAGACGCGAACCTGTTTCGCAATTTCCTTCTGACTCAAATGAAGGCCGAGGTGGCGCGCTCCTACATTCGGCTGCAATTCTCCGCGTATCGCAGTTTTTACCGGTTCCTGATGGAGCGGCACGGCTTCGCGACGAGCCCGGTGAAAGAAGTGCAACTCCCGAAAATGGGGCGTCGTCTGCCTGTGGTGCTGACGATTGCGCAGATTGACGAGCTTTTTTCGCTCCCGCTGTCGCTGCAGCTGACGAAGCAGGCCCCGACTTGGATGCCACAGCGCGACTGCGCGATTCTGGAGCTCTTTTACAGCAGCGGCCTGCGTTTGTCCGAGTTGGCCGGGCTGGATGTGGCCGACCTTGATCCCTATTCGGAGGCCGTGCGCGTGATGGGCAAGGGCGCGAAGGAACGCATCTGCCCGGTGGGAAGCCGTGCGCTGACCTGTATTTCCCAATATCAGAGCGTGGCCAACGTCCGCAGCGGCCCGCTTTTTATCAACAAACAGCGCAAGCGCATCAACGTGCGTTCCATCTGGCTCATGCTCCGCAAATATCTCGCTGCCTCGAGCATTCCGCTCAAAGTCAGCCCGCACAAGCTGCGCCACAGTTTCGCCACCCATCTGCTGGACGCCGGGGCCGACCTCCGCAGTGTGCAGAGTCTGCTCGGCCACGCCAGCCTTTCGACGACGCAGATTTATACGCACGTGACCACGGAGCGCATCAAGAAGGTCTATGATTCCGCGCATCCGCGAGCCTAG
- a CDS encoding prepilin-type N-terminal cleavage/methylation domain-containing protein → MIPRIREPSVRGVWAHASPNVISIAKQARSAILTARKFSMFTPKTARQTAGFTLVELLTVIAIIAILMGILFPTIGSAIEAAKKTQAKNDALQIVNAIKGYYTEYGKYPSLDAATAPTTDTKITTASDNAKLIDILRSNTTTGSNTALVTAMNPRKIVFLEVPNAKNLGTAAKERAGIGSSGQYLDPWGTAKGFYYITFDTDYDNQVDNPYSSNAGSSKLSTGVIVWSLGRDAAGGAADKNAGTSKDDVISWQ, encoded by the coding sequence ATGATTCCGCGCATCCGCGAGCCTAGCGTGCGGGGCGTTTGGGCACATGCGAGTCCGAATGTTATCAGCATTGCAAAACAGGCGCGCTCCGCTATTTTGACTGCAAGAAAGTTCTCTATGTTTACCCCCAAAACTGCCCGCCAAACTGCCGGATTCACTCTGGTCGAACTCCTCACCGTCATTGCCATCATCGCCATCCTAATGGGCATCCTGTTTCCTACCATCGGTTCGGCCATCGAAGCCGCAAAGAAGACTCAGGCCAAGAACGACGCGCTACAAATCGTCAATGCCATTAAAGGCTATTACACAGAATACGGTAAATATCCCAGCCTTGATGCGGCCACTGCTCCAACTACAGATACCAAAATCACCACAGCGAGCGATAATGCCAAACTCATTGATATCCTCCGCAGTAATACAACAACTGGTTCGAACACTGCTTTGGTTACAGCGATGAACCCAAGGAAAATTGTTTTTTTGGAAGTTCCCAACGCCAAAAATTTAGGTACAGCCGCCAAGGAACGGGCTGGCATTGGCAGCTCTGGCCAATATCTCGACCCATGGGGTACGGCAAAGGGGTTTTATTACATCACCTTTGATACCGATTACGATAATCAGGTGGATAATCCATATTCTTCCAATGCGGGCAGTTCTAAACTAAGCACTGGGGTTATTGTGTGGTCGCTTGGGCGCGATGCGGCCGGCGGAGCTGCCGATAAAAATGCAGGCACTTCCAAAGACGACGTGATTTCCTGGCAGTAG
- a CDS encoding substrate-binding domain-containing protein has product MSLKSSLVVVSLVLSILIGLFLGKSGDIKSVGKTAGRPLIGISLDTLKEARWQADAALFKQRCEELGADVLVQSANGDDTRQINDVQSLISRKINVLVIVPHDGAAMAKGVQIAHEAGIPVIAYDRLIKNCDLDVYLSFDNIKVGRLQAQWILDHLPTPGKGRIVLVNGSKTDNNAFLFHQGAMEVFQPLIDKGDVQIVWEDWTEDWKLENAKKIVNAALSKLGKDGFDAVLAAADGVAGGSIQALSEEGVAGKILVTGQDAELVACQRIIGGTQSMTIYKPLKKLASNAAEVAIKMAKGKPVIANKTVNNGQIDVPSVLGDIFAVDKTNMMETVIADGFQKKEAVYGTH; this is encoded by the coding sequence ATGTCCTTAAAATCCAGTCTCGTCGTCGTTTCCTTGGTTCTCAGCATTCTCATTGGTCTTTTCCTCGGGAAAAGCGGCGATATAAAAAGCGTAGGCAAGACCGCTGGGCGTCCGCTGATTGGAATCTCGCTCGACACCCTCAAAGAAGCCCGCTGGCAGGCGGACGCGGCCCTCTTCAAGCAGCGTTGCGAGGAACTCGGCGCGGACGTTCTCGTCCAATCGGCCAACGGCGACGACACCCGGCAGATCAACGACGTGCAATCGCTCATCAGCCGCAAAATCAATGTCTTGGTCATCGTTCCCCACGACGGTGCCGCCATGGCGAAGGGCGTGCAAATCGCTCATGAGGCCGGCATCCCGGTCATCGCCTACGACCGGCTCATCAAAAACTGCGACCTCGATGTTTATCTCAGCTTCGACAACATCAAAGTCGGCCGGCTCCAGGCGCAGTGGATTCTGGACCATCTGCCCACGCCGGGAAAAGGCCGCATCGTGCTGGTAAATGGCTCGAAGACCGACAACAACGCCTTCCTTTTTCATCAGGGTGCGATGGAAGTTTTCCAGCCCTTGATCGACAAGGGCGATGTGCAAATCGTCTGGGAGGACTGGACTGAAGATTGGAAACTGGAGAACGCCAAGAAAATCGTCAACGCCGCTCTCAGCAAGCTCGGCAAGGACGGGTTTGATGCCGTTCTGGCTGCGGCGGACGGCGTGGCTGGCGGCTCCATTCAGGCACTCAGTGAGGAAGGCGTCGCGGGCAAAATTCTCGTCACCGGACAGGACGCGGAACTCGTGGCCTGCCAGCGCATTATCGGCGGCACGCAGTCCATGACGATCTACAAACCTCTCAAAAAACTCGCGTCCAATGCCGCCGAAGTCGCCATAAAAATGGCCAAGGGAAAGCCTGTCATCGCTAACAAAACCGTCAACAACGGCCAGATCGACGTCCCGTCTGTTCTGGGAGATATTTTTGCCGTCGATAAAACCAACATGATGGAAACAGTGATCGCCGACGGATTCCAGAAGAAGGAAGCTGTTTACGGAACGCACTGA
- a CDS encoding sugar ABC transporter ATP-binding protein, whose amino-acid sequence MNVLLSAEGLVKEFPGVKALDGVSFDLRAGELHALCGENGAGKSTLIKTLSGIHPAGSYEGTLHVEGRAVAFANAKEAEKAGIGVIYQELALVPEMTVAENIFLGNEPRSFAGVLIDWDRIYRESKILLDRFGLAIDPAAKVQDLGVGHRQLVEIAKALSKETRILILDEPTAALTEQEVAVLLDMLLDLKKRGMALVYISHKLDEVFAVADRITVLRDGKSITTLNAAETNKNEVIRHMVGRSIEDLFPRRAGQVGELRLDVKNLSVQHRGKTRLRDISLQVRAGEVLGIGGLMGAGRSELLMHIFGAYGTRTSGEIKLNGTALGPRSKPTDCIRRGLAVVSEDRKRYGLVLDQSIGFNMALSSLDQVAWRGWGLIQEQREEARNHDYFRSLRVKAPGLKTRVGTLSGGNQQKVVLAKALMTSPQVVFLDEPTRGIDVGAKLEVYELVNRLTDEGKAVVLVSSELPELMGMSDRIVMLAEGQIGGVFTKSEATQEKLLAAAMAKSNPDFL is encoded by the coding sequence ATGAACGTCCTACTTTCAGCCGAAGGCTTGGTAAAGGAATTCCCCGGAGTGAAGGCTCTGGACGGCGTCAGCTTCGACCTGCGGGCTGGTGAGTTGCATGCCTTGTGCGGTGAAAATGGAGCCGGGAAATCGACCCTCATCAAGACACTTTCCGGTATTCATCCTGCGGGAAGTTACGAGGGAACCCTGCACGTCGAAGGCCGTGCTGTTGCCTTTGCCAATGCCAAGGAAGCCGAAAAAGCCGGCATCGGTGTGATCTATCAGGAACTCGCCCTCGTTCCAGAAATGACGGTGGCGGAAAACATTTTTCTAGGAAACGAGCCACGCTCTTTCGCGGGCGTGCTGATCGACTGGGATCGCATTTATCGCGAGTCGAAGATTTTACTGGATCGATTCGGACTCGCGATTGATCCGGCGGCGAAAGTCCAGGATCTCGGCGTGGGTCATCGCCAGCTCGTGGAAATCGCCAAGGCGCTCTCCAAGGAAACGCGCATCCTCATTCTCGACGAACCCACCGCCGCGCTTACCGAGCAGGAGGTTGCCGTGCTCCTCGACATGCTGCTCGATCTCAAAAAACGCGGCATGGCTTTGGTTTATATCAGCCACAAACTGGACGAAGTTTTTGCCGTGGCCGACCGCATCACTGTCTTGCGAGACGGAAAAAGCATCACCACTCTCAACGCTGCCGAGACCAATAAAAATGAAGTCATCCGCCACATGGTCGGGCGCTCCATCGAGGACCTTTTCCCGAGGCGCGCAGGCCAAGTGGGCGAACTCAGACTCGATGTAAAAAATCTCTCCGTCCAACATCGCGGCAAGACCCGGTTGCGCGACATTTCATTGCAAGTCCGCGCGGGCGAAGTCCTCGGCATCGGAGGCCTCATGGGAGCCGGTCGCAGCGAATTGCTCATGCATATTTTCGGCGCTTACGGCACCCGGACTTCGGGCGAAATCAAGCTCAACGGCACCGCCCTCGGCCCTCGCTCCAAACCCACCGATTGCATTCGCCGTGGCCTCGCCGTGGTGAGCGAGGACCGCAAACGCTATGGCCTCGTGCTCGATCAATCGATTGGCTTCAACATGGCGCTTTCCTCTCTCGATCAAGTCGCCTGGCGCGGCTGGGGGCTCATTCAGGAGCAGCGCGAGGAAGCGCGCAACCACGACTATTTTCGTTCCCTGCGCGTGAAAGCTCCCGGACTCAAAACTCGCGTCGGCACGCTCTCCGGCGGCAACCAGCAAAAGGTCGTTCTCGCCAAGGCGCTGATGACCAGCCCGCAGGTTGTTTTCCTCGATGAACCGACCCGCGGCATTGATGTCGGAGCCAAACTGGAGGTCTATGAATTGGTCAACCGCCTAACCGACGAGGGAAAAGCGGTCGTCTTGGTCAGCAGCGAACTTCCCGAACTCATGGGCATGAGCGACCGCATCGTCATGCTTGCCGAGGGCCAGATCGGGGGCGTCTTCACCAAGTCCGAAGCCACTCAGGAAAAACTACTCGCCGCCGCCATGGCCAAATCCAATCCCGACTTCCTATGA
- a CDS encoding ATPase, which produces MTTQTLSTTPITARRLPFRALAMPLALLAIFVYFTVQSSVFLSSRNLSMLAIEVSITAVLALGMFLIILPGHIDLSAGSGVGLIGGVSAVLVFEHAWPAPLALLVGIIAAAIIWLGMGSIIIRERVPAFIITLGGLLVFRGLHWLVIHNATVPVSRGGEVNLYSMLTTYYLPPIAGYMLAAGVVLALAAVRWSEYRRRKASGIDGEQLFLQTFVAAQTLFFFVLICNAYRGIPLPALVLGCVAFLAYVLTTQTPFGRYLYAIGGNEEAAVVSGVPVAKVTIGAFLIMGLIVAITGFLQTAYSGASTTTVGSLMELDAVAACVIGGTSLKGGRGTVGGVLLGALIMAALLNGMTLLAVSPESKYIARGIVLALAVWADVRLGKK; this is translated from the coding sequence ATGACCACTCAGACTCTCTCCACCACTCCGATCACTGCCCGCCGATTGCCCTTCCGCGCCCTGGCCATGCCGCTAGCGCTGCTGGCCATCTTTGTTTATTTTACGGTGCAATCCTCCGTTTTTCTCTCCTCGCGCAATCTCTCGATGCTCGCGATCGAGGTTTCGATCACAGCCGTTCTGGCTTTGGGAATGTTCCTGATCATTCTTCCCGGCCACATCGATCTCTCCGCCGGGAGCGGCGTGGGATTGATCGGCGGTGTGTCTGCGGTGCTTGTCTTTGAGCACGCCTGGCCGGCTCCGCTCGCGCTCTTGGTCGGCATCATTGCGGCCGCCATCATCTGGCTCGGAATGGGTTCCATTATTATCCGTGAACGCGTCCCGGCGTTCATTATCACCCTCGGCGGATTGCTCGTTTTTCGAGGGCTGCATTGGCTCGTGATCCACAATGCGACGGTGCCGGTAAGCCGCGGTGGCGAGGTCAATTTATACTCGATGCTGACGACTTACTATTTGCCGCCCATCGCCGGCTACATGCTCGCGGCGGGCGTTGTGTTAGCCTTGGCGGCGGTTCGCTGGAGTGAATATCGGCGCCGCAAAGCCAGCGGCATCGACGGCGAGCAACTCTTTCTCCAGACCTTCGTCGCGGCTCAAACCCTCTTTTTTTTCGTCCTCATCTGCAACGCCTATCGCGGCATTCCCCTGCCCGCCCTGGTGCTCGGCTGCGTGGCATTTCTGGCTTACGTGCTCACCACACAGACGCCGTTTGGGCGCTACCTCTACGCCATCGGCGGCAATGAAGAGGCGGCCGTCGTCAGCGGCGTTCCCGTGGCGAAAGTAACGATTGGCGCATTTCTCATCATGGGTTTGATCGTCGCGATCACCGGATTTCTGCAAACCGCTTACTCCGGTGCCAGCACGACGACGGTCGGCTCGTTGATGGAACTCGACGCCGTTGCAGCCTGCGTCATCGGAGGCACCAGCCTTAAAGGCGGACGCGGAACCGTGGGCGGAGTCTTGCTCGGAGCCTTGATCATGGCCGCCCTGCTCAATGGTATGACGCTGCTCGCCGTCAGCCCCGAATCCAAATACATCGCCCGCGGCATTGTCCTGGCACTGGCTGTTTGGGCGGATGTGCGGTTGGGAAAGAAATAA
- a CDS encoding FecR domain-containing protein, protein MRAVFGILILCTAHSVLSAPLTEARINRVQRDVRVIEDNGAAIAAREGEIVRGRQGVRTGPQSAAELLFPDQTLARLGSDTLFTFETGTRKMNVESGLLLFQVPRGVGGASIQTGAITAAIIGTTGFIERGPTHYKLVLLEGTMRVFLNNKLRESMMVHGGQMLIGPIKDDSFKNWQTVEINTAKLMKTSKLLDGGKFKPLSHEALKKIQTVIDDQNGRVQTGGLTPTNLVIDGYGTQLVAVDTPSQPTVRDGDVRTPTQTLETIVTTTSATPVPTPLAVPTPTPLPFNTPTPDPTATPDPVATPTPTPISTPTPVPTATPGPTPTPRQIPIIGDETADYPSIDDTAIASGSSYTGVTLHLRPVLNTVLTTYIVSDVANTVFDLRGSTPTITSGILTALPLGLGNIISNVLSTGTTYGGFAVDGPASAFLFGSTQTFDLQTSFDGRFGSNYDFSFPTSGVAVFSFTSLQLSGTPQVLANGSAKNVALISNTNGISLATGGSNVSLNNFSSFTLAAKSGDISLANGGTISATTTPFKFLHLYSRAGKVTLNGTINLPTANLYIDSAQDLELKSTGSATFNRGLFNSLGKIILGGTTTSDYLQLDARDTLDLRATLQTHEMFGLTDGQLVVTGAINAAPKLADTTGGGITLEAADTLTVSSNLTATGAPDPLAAGSASRIKLTGKRLTGTAISITSTAQLKALMDQLGTGAGGKVTMESRGGDIIINGAVIAEQGTIDIQNTGANGVITLDGSTVAADVVKANALGTNGVLNIKGGSISADTLLKLYAGGSNGTVHFQDNVTLNGNSTKIIAANTVQIDNSKVVTVNGLAPAQVYTNNAHYTGSDGDNTTSGTFGGQGATTQPHSTRPSY, encoded by the coding sequence ATGCGAGCCGTTTTTGGAATTCTTATTCTGTGTACGGCACACTCCGTCCTTTCGGCTCCGCTTACCGAAGCCCGCATCAATCGGGTGCAACGCGATGTGCGTGTTATCGAGGACAATGGAGCTGCCATTGCCGCCAGGGAAGGCGAGATTGTTCGTGGGAGACAAGGCGTTCGGACAGGTCCACAATCCGCCGCTGAACTCCTCTTTCCAGATCAGACCCTGGCCCGACTGGGTTCAGATACTCTGTTCACTTTTGAGACTGGGACGCGGAAAATGAACGTGGAAAGCGGCCTGCTTCTTTTCCAAGTTCCGCGAGGCGTCGGCGGCGCGAGCATTCAGACCGGAGCCATCACGGCGGCCATCATCGGCACGACGGGTTTCATCGAACGCGGCCCGACCCATTACAAATTGGTGCTGCTGGAGGGGACGATGCGGGTTTTCCTCAATAACAAACTTCGCGAATCCATGATGGTCCATGGCGGTCAGATGCTGATCGGGCCGATTAAGGACGACTCTTTCAAGAATTGGCAGACCGTCGAAATCAACACGGCGAAGTTGATGAAGACCTCCAAACTCCTGGACGGTGGAAAGTTCAAGCCATTGTCGCATGAGGCTCTCAAGAAAATCCAAACCGTCATTGACGACCAAAATGGCCGTGTGCAAACGGGCGGCCTGACTCCGACCAATCTAGTGATCGACGGCTACGGCACGCAATTGGTCGCCGTGGACACCCCATCACAACCAACCGTCCGGGATGGCGATGTGCGAACTCCGACGCAGACACTCGAAACCATTGTCACCACCACCTCGGCCACGCCAGTCCCCACCCCACTGGCCGTTCCCACTCCCACGCCGCTGCCCTTCAATACCCCCACACCCGACCCCACTGCCACGCCGGACCCTGTGGCCACCCCTACGCCAACGCCGATCTCCACACCCACTCCTGTCCCGACCGCCACACCGGGCCCAACACCGACACCGCGCCAGATCCCGATCATTGGTGACGAAACGGCGGATTATCCATCCATCGACGATACAGCCATTGCCAGCGGCAGCTCTTACACGGGAGTCACATTGCACCTCCGGCCAGTTCTCAACACCGTGCTCACCACCTACATCGTCAGCGATGTCGCGAACACCGTTTTCGACCTGCGCGGCAGCACGCCCACCATCACCAGCGGCATCCTCACCGCCCTTCCGCTGGGCTTGGGCAACATCATCAGCAATGTTCTTTCCACGGGAACGACTTACGGCGGATTCGCAGTGGACGGCCCCGCATCTGCGTTCCTGTTCGGCTCCACGCAAACCTTCGACCTGCAAACTTCCTTCGATGGACGCTTCGGCTCAAATTACGATTTCTCATTCCCCACATCGGGAGTTGCAGTGTTCTCTTTCACCTCCTTGCAACTGTCAGGCACGCCCCAAGTGCTCGCCAATGGCAGTGCGAAAAACGTGGCGCTCATCAGCAACACCAACGGAATTTCCCTCGCCACCGGAGGATCCAATGTGAGTCTGAATAATTTCTCCAGCTTCACCCTCGCTGCGAAATCGGGCGACATTAGTCTCGCCAATGGCGGCACCATTTCCGCCACGACGACGCCATTCAAGTTTCTGCACCTCTACAGTCGCGCGGGAAAAGTCACCCTCAATGGAACGATCAATTTGCCCACCGCAAATCTTTACATTGATTCCGCGCAGGACCTTGAGTTGAAGTCCACTGGCAGCGCCACATTCAACCGCGGCCTCTTTAATTCGTTGGGAAAAATCATCCTCGGTGGCACTACCACATCCGATTACCTCCAACTCGACGCGAGAGACACATTGGATTTGCGGGCAACTCTGCAAACACACGAAATGTTTGGCCTGACCGATGGACAACTAGTCGTTACTGGAGCCATCAACGCTGCTCCCAAATTGGCCGATACCACGGGCGGCGGCATCACCTTGGAAGCTGCGGACACCCTCACCGTTTCCTCCAATCTGACTGCCACTGGTGCTCCCGATCCATTGGCAGCCGGGTCTGCGTCACGCATCAAGCTCACCGGGAAACGTCTCACCGGCACCGCCATTTCCATCACCAGCACCGCGCAATTGAAAGCTCTCATGGATCAACTAGGCACCGGCGCTGGCGGCAAAGTGACCATGGAATCTCGTGGCGGCGACATTATTATCAACGGCGCCGTCATCGCTGAACAAGGCACCATCGATATTCAAAACACCGGCGCGAATGGCGTGATCACACTGGATGGTTCCACCGTGGCCGCCGATGTAGTGAAGGCCAACGCGCTCGGCACCAATGGCGTGCTCAACATCAAGGGCGGCAGCATTTCTGCAGACACGTTGCTCAAGCTCTACGCTGGCGGCAGCAACGGCACAGTCCACTTCCAGGACAATGTGACTCTGAACGGCAACAGCACGAAAATCATCGCCGCGAACACCGTTCAGATCGACAACTCGAAAGTCGTCACGGTAAATGGACTCGCACCCGCCCAGGTTTACACGAACAACGCCCACTACACCGGCAGCGACGGTGATAACACCACAAGCGGAACCTTCGGCGGCCAGGGCGCGACCACACAGCCGCACTCGACGCGGCCTTCCTACTGA
- a CDS encoding response regulator transcription factor, whose protein sequence is MKPLLDLEKTEATSTKTFKALVVDDHPVFRRGIIALLQELGNVIICGEADDAMKALGAMRTLEPDIVLVDISMPGTNGIELTKSMLCERPDLKILVLSMHDESLYALRALRAGAKGYVMKAEALDYVNEAMQKIIEGGTYVSPRFAERLVFRAVQSVESGMGSPVDKLSDRELEVLHLLGRGLGTREIAAELHLSIKTIETHRMHIKDKLDFKDASEMVRFAIDWVAQEEG, encoded by the coding sequence ATGAAACCCTTGCTTGATTTGGAAAAAACAGAGGCGACCTCAACAAAAACTTTCAAAGCCCTCGTGGTCGATGACCACCCCGTCTTTCGGCGCGGCATTATTGCGCTGCTTCAGGAACTTGGAAATGTGATCATTTGTGGCGAGGCCGACGACGCGATGAAAGCACTTGGAGCCATGCGCACGCTCGAGCCGGACATCGTTCTCGTGGATATTTCCATGCCGGGTACGAATGGAATTGAGCTCACCAAGTCCATGCTTTGCGAACGCCCGGATTTAAAAATCCTTGTCCTCTCCATGCACGACGAATCGCTCTACGCTCTCCGCGCTCTTCGGGCTGGTGCCAAGGGTTACGTGATGAAGGCCGAGGCGCTCGATTATGTGAATGAGGCGATGCAAAAAATCATCGAAGGCGGCACGTATGTAAGTCCACGATTTGCCGAGAGACTCGTCTTCCGCGCTGTCCAATCGGTCGAAAGTGGAATGGGTTCGCCCGTAGATAAATTGTCCGACCGCGAACTTGAAGTTTTGCACCTGCTGGGACGCGGATTGGGCACTCGGGAAATCGCCGCCGAGTTGCATCTCAGCATCAAGACGATCGAGACTCACCGCATGCACATTAAGGACAAGCTGGACTTCAAGGACGCCAGCGAAATGGTGCGTTTCGCCATTGATTGGGTGGCGCAGGAAGAGGGGTAA
- a CDS encoding ATP-binding protein, with translation MDVIRAAKLHELVGLLNDAIESCRELTQGESFASGGDLQAALQNLASKITSVVPCEIVCRENVSLINPESGRQVYRIALEAIENALKFSHASCIRMGLMQANDLVTFEIFDNGMGFEPDEKTDGLGLQNMYFCAETLKGSLRIESKAGDGTKVICTFPNI, from the coding sequence GTGGATGTCATTCGTGCGGCGAAGCTCCATGAATTGGTTGGCCTTCTAAATGATGCGATCGAGAGTTGCAGGGAACTGACTCAAGGTGAGAGCTTCGCCAGCGGCGGGGATTTACAGGCGGCATTGCAGAATCTGGCTTCAAAAATAACTTCGGTAGTCCCATGTGAAATCGTCTGCCGGGAAAATGTTTCTCTCATCAACCCAGAGTCCGGTCGGCAGGTGTATCGCATCGCATTGGAGGCCATTGAGAACGCATTAAAATTTTCCCATGCGAGTTGCATTCGCATGGGCTTGATGCAGGCGAATGATCTCGTCACGTTCGAGATTTTTGACAACGGAATGGGCTTTGAGCCAGACGAGAAAACGGACGGGCTTGGCCTCCAAAATATGTATTTCTGCGCTGAAACACTCAAAGGCAGCCTGAGAATCGAATCTAAGGCGGGTGACGGAACCAAGGTCATCTGCACTTTCCCGAATATTTGA
- a CDS encoding DUF4142 domain-containing protein translates to MNTTSSLFNRSLVASLVLGLTPLTAFCQMEPDPTPSKTDKQTGELHTGGSNAASNPGMAPTTGSAKKEGTAQESNLSAADQKFIMKAAMGGMAEVKLGKLAEKNGSSSQVKEFGAMMVTDHTKANTQLMSVAKSKGITLSSELDEKHQEKYDKMSKMTGEDFDKAYIKDMVTDHKMDVALFKAEAKKGEDADIKSFATETLPTLQMHLEHIQTLQKK, encoded by the coding sequence ATGAATACTACATCCTCTCTTTTCAACCGCAGTCTAGTCGCCAGCCTGGTCCTGGGCCTGACACCACTGACCGCTTTTTGTCAGATGGAACCTGATCCGACTCCCTCTAAAACCGACAAGCAAACCGGCGAACTTCACACCGGCGGCAGCAACGCCGCGTCCAATCCTGGCATGGCTCCAACCACGGGCTCCGCTAAAAAAGAAGGCACAGCTCAGGAATCCAACCTATCCGCTGCCGATCAAAAATTTATTATGAAAGCCGCGATGGGTGGCATGGCTGAAGTGAAACTGGGCAAGCTCGCAGAGAAAAATGGCAGCAGCAGCCAAGTAAAAGAATTTGGTGCCATGATGGTAACGGATCACACCAAAGCGAACACCCAACTCATGAGTGTGGCCAAGTCGAAGGGCATTACGCTGTCCTCCGAGCTGGATGAAAAGCACCAGGAGAAATATGATAAGATGTCCAAGATGACAGGCGAGGATTTCGACAAAGCTTACATCAAAGACATGGTTACCGACCACAAGATGGATGTGGCGTTATTCAAAGCTGAAGCCAAAAAAGGCGAGGATGCGGACATTAAAAGCTTCGCCACTGAGACTCTTCCTACTTTGCAGATGCATCTGGAACACATCCAAACGCTGCAAAAAAAATAG